A genomic window from Klebsiella quasipneumoniae subsp. quasipneumoniae includes:
- the dapA gene encoding 4-hydroxy-tetrahydrodipicolinate synthase codes for MFTGSIVALVTPMDENGNVCRTSLKKLIDYHVANGTSAIVSVGTTGESATLSHEEHGDVVMMTLELADGRIPVIAGTGANATAEAISLTKRFNDSGVVGCLTVTPYYNRPTQEGLFQHFKAIAEHTDLPQILYNVPSRTGCDMLPETVGRLAQIKNIVGIKEATGNLSRVHQIKELVSDDFILLSGDDATGMDFMQLGGVGVISVTANVAAREMADMCRLALAGQFAEARAINQRLMPLHTKLFVEPNPIPVKWGCKALGLVATDTLRLPMTPITDQGREAVTAALKHAGLL; via the coding sequence ATGTTCACGGGAAGTATTGTAGCGCTTGTCACGCCGATGGATGAAAACGGTAATGTCTGCCGGACAAGCCTGAAAAAACTGATTGATTACCATGTCGCCAACGGAACCTCGGCGATCGTTTCGGTAGGGACTACCGGTGAATCCGCAACGCTGAGCCATGAAGAGCATGGCGACGTGGTGATGATGACGCTGGAACTGGCTGACGGGCGTATCCCGGTTATCGCGGGAACGGGAGCCAATGCAACCGCAGAGGCGATTAGCCTGACCAAACGTTTTAACGACAGCGGCGTAGTCGGCTGCCTGACGGTCACTCCTTATTATAACCGTCCGACCCAGGAAGGCCTGTTCCAGCACTTTAAAGCTATCGCCGAACATACTGACCTGCCGCAAATTCTGTATAATGTGCCGTCCCGTACCGGTTGCGATATGCTGCCGGAAACCGTTGGCCGTCTGGCGCAAATTAAAAATATTGTCGGTATTAAGGAAGCAACAGGGAACTTAAGTCGTGTTCACCAGATCAAAGAGCTGGTTTCAGACGACTTTATTCTGCTGAGCGGTGACGATGCGACCGGTATGGACTTTATGCAGCTCGGCGGCGTGGGCGTGATTTCCGTTACCGCCAACGTGGCGGCGCGCGAAATGGCCGACATGTGCCGTCTGGCGCTGGCGGGTCAATTTGCCGAAGCCCGGGCGATTAACCAGCGTCTGATGCCATTGCATACAAAATTATTTGTCGAACCCAATCCTATCCCGGTGAAATGGGGATGCAAGGCGTTGGGTCTTGTGGCGACCGATACGCTGCGCTTGCCGATGACGCCTATCACCGACCAGGGTCGTGAAGCCGTTACCGCCGCGCTGAAGCATGCCGGTTTGCTGTAA